The segment ATGGTGCCTCATAGGTCCTGAGCTTGATCCTGTATATGCGATCCAAGGCCGCCTCACACATGAAATGGGCCCCCAGGGCGTAGTAGGTCTCGGTTGGATACACTACCACCCCTCCCCCTAGAATGCTCTTGGCAATTGACTTGACATCTCTCAGAAATGGCCTGCCTTTCAATCCATAGCCTCCAATTTGGCCGCCTTCTCTTGGATAAGTAACTCCATCTCTTTTCTCATACTCTGTAACCTCTTCTGGATCTCTGGATCAGCCAACCCCAGTATCTGGGCGGCCAGAATCCCTGCATTCCTGGCTCCGGCTTTCCCAATGGAGACCGTTGCCACAGGCACTCCAGGGGGCATCTGTACCGTAGAGAGCAAGGAATCCATCCCTTGGAGGGGGGAGGAGTCTATGGGCACCCCTATGACCGGCAATATGCTATGGGCAGCCAAAATACCTGCCAGATGGGCTGCTGCACCTGCTCCAGCTATTATCACCTTTACACCTTCCTGTTGGGCTTGCTCTGCCAATCTGATGGCCCTAGCCGGAGTTCTGTGAGCCGAAGCTATGGTCATCTTGGAGGATATACCCAGGCTGGAGAGGACCGTACGGGCTTCTTCCATGACCGAAATATCAGAGTCGCTTCCCATCACAATTAATACCAAAGGCTTACTCATTCCTGGACCTCCTCAGAGCTTTTTGACCGATGTCTTTTCTGTAGTGGACCCCTTCCCAATGAATCATTCCCACCGCCCTGTACGCCCTGTCTATGGCCTCGGCCACATGGGCACCCCGAGCCGTGACCCCCAGTACCCTTCCTCCATCGGTCAGGAAAAGGCCGTTTTCCCATTTTGTGCCCGCATGAAATACTACCACATGCTCCATGGCCTCTGCTTCTTGCAGACCTGTTATTATCTTGCCCTTCTGATATTCACCGGGATAGCCGCCTGATGCCATCACCACACAAACTGCAGCTCCATCCTCCCAGACAGGTTTTTCCTCAGCCAGTCCTCCCTCCAGGACAGCCATGATCAGAGAACAGATGTCACTCCTTAGCTGCATCAGAAGGGGCTGAGCCTCGGGATCACCCAGTCTCACGTTGAACTCCAGGACCTTTGGCTCTCCGTGGGAGATCATCAGGCCTGCGTACAATATCCCTTTGTAAGGCCTACCTTCCTTGGCCATGGCCCTGACCGTAGGAATCATTATGCTCTCCATTATGCGGGCAGCCATGGACTCTGTTACCACAGGAGCCGGGCTGTAGGCCCCCATACCCCCTGTATTGGCTCCCTGGTCATGGTCATAAACCGCCTTGTGATCCTGGGCTGCCGGGAAAGGCACTACTGTTTCACCATCCGTGATGGCAAGGAAAGAGGCCTCCTCCCCCTCGATATAATCCTCTACCAGCATCTTCTGACCGGCAGAACCGAAGCTCTTCTTGACCATTATCTCCTCTATGGCCCGGTAGGCCTCCTCCATCTCACGACAAACAAAAACCCCTTTGCCTGCGGCAAGTCCGTCAGCCTTGAGCACCAAAGGCACACCCTTTTGCTTGACATATTCTCGAGCCTCTTGGGCTTGACTGAAGACCCTGAACTCGGCCGTAGGAATCCCATATCGCTTCATGAGCTCCTTTGCAAAAGACTTGCTTCCCTCGAGCATGGCAGCCTCTTTACTCACCCCAAAGATGGCAAGTCCCTCCTGAAGGAAACGGTTGACAATACCTTTTACCAGAGGCTCCTCCGGGCCCACCACTGTCAGGTCAATCTTTTCTCGGCGAGCCAGTCCCACCAATCCCTCCACATCACCGGAGGCTATGGGCACACACTTGGCCAATCTGGCAATACCTGCATTTCCGGGAGCGCAATAGATCTCCCTCACAAGAGGACTTTGCGCTATCTTCCAAACCAAGGCGTGCTCTCTTCCGCCTGATCCCACCACAAGAACCCTCATCTGGCGCACCTCCCATACCTTGCCTTTGCCCAGCCTCTCATCTTCACCTTGCTGCCCGCAACCACAGAGTCACTTTCCCAGCCACTGAGCAATGAGCCCGTCGTAGCGACTTGTAAGGGCAAAAGCCTTTGTGGCCAAGCCTCTGGATGTCTCCAGAGAAATCCCCCCTGCTTTTTCCCTCATTTCCTTCAAGACCCTCTCATAATCTTGAGGATCCACTATTACCGCCACTCCCGTGTGGTTCTTGGCAGCGGCTCTTATCAAGCAAGGACCGCCTATATCTATCTGTTCTATGGCTTCTTGTTCTGTACATCCGGGCTTATGGATCGTGGCCTCAAAAGGATAAAGATTCACTACCACCATATCTATGGGCCTGATATTGTAGAGTTTCAATTGAGCCATGTGCTCTGGAAGCTCCCTTCTGGCCAAGATGCCACCGTGGATGTGGGGATGAAGGGTCTTGACTCTACCGTCGAGCATCTCGGGAAAACCCGTGATTTCCGCAACCTCTCGAACCTTCAAGGAAGCTTCCCTCAGGCTACGGGCAGTCCCACCCGTGGAAATAATCTCCACACCCATGGCAGCCAACTCCCGTGCAAATTCCACGAGTCCCCTCTTGTCGGAAACACTAAGGAGCGCTGTTCTAACATCTATGATCCGCTCGGCTTGTTGCACCATGCTTTTATCCTCCCTTTCTTAGGCCCCCACACAGCTCAACAGGGGCTTCACACTCAGAAATCACTTAGTTTCCCAACTGTGGATTCCCTCCCAAGGACCCGAGGGAGGCTTTGTGCTAAAAGCCCTACAGCGTTCCAAGTAGAGCCTGGAAGGGCCGTCCTGAGGGACTGTCTTCAGTACCTCTGAAAAGTAGCCCGCTGCCTCCTCCCAACGCATTTGCCTGTAGAGTCCCAATCCGAGCTGGAAAAGCTCCAACCAAGAGGAATCACCCGAGCATCTTTCCTTTAGTCCCAGGATTTCATAAATACGCACTGGCCTGCTTTTCCCTTTGACCCGGACCAAGTCCAGTTCTCTGCAGAGCATTTTGCCTTCCAGATGGGAGGCCGTAAATTCGGTGACCAGGATATGGGTCCCGTATTGCTTGTTAAGCCCCTCCAGCCGCGAGGCCAGATTCACATTGTCTCCCATTACCGTATAATCGAACCTTCTCTGGGACCCCATATTACCCACAACCATCTCACCTGTGTTAATGCCTATTCCAATGTCCAGTTCCGGTAGCCCCTTGGGCCTCCACCTCTCTCTGAGTGCCTTTAGGGCTTCTAGCATCTCCATGGCGCTCAAACAGGCTCTAAGGGGGTGATCCACCTGGGGCAAGGGAGCTCCGTAAATGGCCATTATGGCATCTCCTATGTACTTGTCCAAAGTGCCTTCGTGTCGAAATATCACTTGAGTCATCTCTGTCAAATATTCGTTTAACAGCAGAACCAACTCCTCTGCTGCCAAGCCTTCGGAGATGGTGGTGAAGCCTCTGATATCGCTGAACAGCACGGTCAGAACCCTTTGTTCACCCCCGAGTTTGAGGGCCTTGGGGTCCTTGAGTATTTCTTGGACCACAGCTGGAGCCACATAGACCTGGAAGGCTCCCTTAAGTCTCCTTTTTTCCCTTTCCTCCAGCACGTACTTGTGCACTGTCACTCCCAGATAACACAGGGGCACCAGTAGACTTGGGTACATGGCATTCAGCCAGTATCCGTGCTTGATGAGCAATTGGGTGTTGAGATAAAGATGTAGAAGAAAAAAACCCAGCATGAACATGGCCCCTGCCAGGGGCCTGAGCCTGGGAAAAAGCAAGCCCATTATTACTCCCAGGCAAAGCAGCATCGAGATGTCTATGAGAGAGACCCATCCCGGTCTCTGAATGTAGTCTCCTTGAAGGATGTTGTCCAAGACGGTGGCATGAACCTCCACACCGGGAAAGATGGGATCCAATGGGGTAACTCTCAAATCGAAAATCCCTGTGGCCACTGCCCCGATAAGGACTATCTTGTCCCTAATCTCATCCTCTTTGGTGCGGCCTTTTAGCACATCCACCGCCGAAACATAGGGAAAGGTTCTGCCCTTGCCCCTGTAGTTGATGATGAGGAAGCCTTCTTCTGAGGTAGGAATCCAGCCTCCTTCCCATTCTATTCCCGTAACCCCGTACGGCTCCAAATCCAGAACAAACCAGGATGGATCTGCCCCTGCATGCCTGAGAGTTTGGATGGCAAGGGGAGCCACCAAGTCCTCTCCCAGGGCCATTACCAAAGGAATAGCCCTCACCACTCCGTCAGGATCAGGAACCATGTTGAAATAACCTATTGCCTTGGCTGCCTCGGCTATGGGAAGAATGTTTCCCTTGATCCCCACCGGCTTAGGAACAGGCACATCCGTGAGCTTGGCACCATGACTCCTGACCACCGGGTATAGCATCTTGCCCAGCCATCCCCTGATCCTGTCCTTGTCCTGCCAGTTGGCCCCAGAGTCCTCGGGTCTCATGAAGAGAAAGTCACCTACCACCACCTTGCCTGAATCCTCTATGGCCTTTGCCAGCACCTGGTCAGGATGGACCGCCTTGACCACCTGTCTCAGAAATTCGTCCATCTCGGAGTTTTTCTGCGCCAGCCTGCCTAGCTCAAGCCTCAGATCCTTCAGCCAGGCCGGAGCATTCCAAAGATCCATCTCCTCATAAAGCCATTCCAGCACCCCAGAGCGTCTCTCCGGTTCCGGCCAGGCTATATCTAGGCCTATTACCCTGGCCCCTTGCCTGGTGAGCACCTCTATGAGCTCCCCCATGAGGATCCTGGACCAGGGCCATTGTCCGATCTCTTCAAGACTCTTCTCGTCTATGGCTACGATCACCACCTTGCCAGTGGTGGGAAGCTCTCCTCTCCACCTAAGCCTTTGGTCAAAGGCCTTCAGTTCGAAAAGCTCTAGAATGGGCGGTCTACTAAGGTAAAGAAACACCAGGAGCAAAGATATCACCATGCTCACGGTGAAACCCGTCCAGCGGAAAAACTTTTTTGGTCTGGCGGCCATCTTCGTATCCCGTCAGAAAATTCAAGTGATGGGTTTTTTCCAGAGGCCCGGCAAAGATGGGCCAAAGTACAGCGCACCGAGGCCTTGAAGTCAACCAAAACCGCAATTGCCCCCGAAACTCCCCTTTGATAGCATGATTCAGAAAGGCAAAGCCCGGCCGGGGAATCACCAAAGCAGGCGATCTGGGAGGATCATACAACCTACTGTGGTATCCAACGAGAGCTGCAGTGGTTTATTTGGTGAATCATGAGGCTTTTGTGAAAAAGAATCACCCCCGAATCCAAGGCAAGGTCTCTTGAAATATGTGCTCTGCGCTCTTTAATCTGGCCGAGGTGGCTGTGGATCTTCCCATCCATAACACCCTCACCTACAAGATTCCAACTGAGCTGCTAGGGCATGTGAAGCCTGGATGTGTTGTGAGGGTCCCTTTGAGGAGCAAGCAGGCCATGGGTGTAGTGATTCAAGTGCACCAAGCCCAACAGCTTCCCTCAGAGCTCAAGGAGGTTATTGAGTTATTGCATGAGGAGCCCATCTTCACTGATTTGGAGCTCCAATGGTACAGCTGGGCGGCCAGATATTATATGCATCCCCTGGGAAGGGTCTTGGCCACTGCTTTGAGACCCATGTTACCTGGGCTGGCAAGATCTAAGACAGGCAGAAAAGCGACTCCCGAGGTGGCCAAGGGACCAACCCTTGGCCCCGCCTTTAGCCTGACGATTCATCAGACAGAGGCTTTGGAACAGATCATTCCTGTTGTGCGTGAAGGCAGGTTTGAGACGTTTTTGCTTTGGGGGGTCACGGGAAGCGGTAAGACAGAGGTTTATCTTAGGTCAGCCCAGGCCGCTGTGGAATGCGGGAAACAGGCCATGATCTTGGTCCCGGAAATCTCTTTGACTCACCAGCTGGTGCGGGAGTTTAGATCCCGCTTCGGGGAATGTATTGCTGTTCTCCACAGCAGGCTTTCCAAAGGGGAGAGGGCTGCCATGTGGATGGGAGTGAGCCAGGGCAGCTTCCCTGTGGTTTTGGGAGCCCGCTCGGCTGTTTTTGCACCATGCCGTAAGCTGGGTCTGATAATAGTAGATGAAGAACATGACCCTTCTTACAAGCATGAGGAGGGATTCAGGTACAATGCCAGAGATCTGGCCCTGGTCCGGGGCAAGCTTTCCCAGTCACCGGTCTTGCTGGGTTCCGCAACTCCTTCTATGGAGACCTATTGCAATGCACGCCAGGGCAGGTTCCACTTGCTGAGGTTGCCCGAGAGGGTGGAAGGCCGTCCCCTGCCCCATGCACAGGTGGTGGATCTCAGGAGGCATTTCAGGGCCGGAGGGAAGGGAAATATCATATCCCAACCCCTGGAGGAGGCCATGAGGGAGACCCTGGAAAAGGGCGAGCAGGTGCTTCTTTTTCTGAACAGGCGAGGCTTTGCCACCTTCCTGCTTTGTCCGGACTGTGGACACGTCTTCAACTGCGCCAATTGTGCCGTAGCCTTGGTGCACCACCTTTCAGACAAAGCTCTTGTGTGCCACTACTGTGGGTGGAGAAGACCAGCCCTTCCCATTTGCCCTGTTTGCAACAACACCAACATCTCTGACCTGGGGGTTGGCACAGAGGCGCTGGAGCTGGAGGTGAGAAGAAAATTCCCCGGAGCCAGAGTGGTACGAATGGACAGGGACACCACCACCAGAAAACATGCTCAGCAGGAGATTCTGAGAACTTGGAGAAAAGGAGAAGCCGACGTACTCATAGGCACTCAAATGGTGGCCAAGGGTCACCACGTGCCCAATGTTACATTGGTGGGAGTGGTATTGGCCGACACCAGCCTCAATCTACCCGATTTCAGAGCATCGGAGCGCACCTTCCAGCTCTTGCTTCAAGTGGCAGGCAGGGCTGGAAGAGGGGATAGGGCTGGCAGGGTGATACTGCAGACATACAACCCCGAGCACCCGGCAGTGGTGTTTTCCATGGGAGAGGACTACGAATCCTTTGCCTGGCGTGAACTGGCCCTGAGAAAGGAAGCTGGATATCCTCCCTTTCGTTATTTGGCCCTGATACGCATTTCTGGCCCCAGGGAGGACACTACTTCTCAAGCTGCATCAGTACTGAAGCAAGCTGCCACGGAGGTTTGCGTTAAGCCCGGAGCCGTGGATTGGATCGGGCCGTCTCCAGCACCCATCTCCCGGCTCAAGGGTAAGTGTAGATGGCAGCTCTTGCTCAAAGCTTATTCCAGGGTGGAGCTCCATGAGGCAGCTGCTCGAATACTTGAAAGGGCGAAAAGAAAACTACCTCCAAGAATTCTCTTGGGGGTGGACATTGACCCCCAGTCCTTTCTCTGAGTATTCTTTCCCAAGCCTCTTGGGCTTTGAAGACTTTGCAAAGGTCTGAAGTAGGAGACTTTGGGGAAAAATGTCTTGGAGAGCCAGCCTGGGTCTTTGGATTGCCTGCTTTCTATGGGCCATTTCTTTCATAGCCACCAAGGTGGCCTTGGAGGGCGCACCCCCACTCACATTAGTTGGCTCCAGACTCCTGGTGTCTGCAACTTGTTTTTTCTTTTGGTTTTGGGGGCGCGGCCGTAACATTCCATGGCCGGGGAGGGCAGCCCTGAGAAGACTCTTTGTGCTGAGCCTTCTGGGCACGGGTTTGCACTATGGAATCCAGACCATTGGATTGAGATATACCACAGCTTCCAATGCATCCAT is part of the bacterium genome and harbors:
- the purE gene encoding 5-(carboxyamino)imidazole ribonucleotide mutase; translation: MSKPLVLIVMGSDSDISVMEEARTVLSSLGISSKMTIASAHRTPARAIRLAEQAQQEGVKVIIAGAGAAAHLAGILAAHSILPVIGVPIDSSPLQGMDSLLSTVQMPPGVPVATVSIGKAGARNAGILAAQILGLADPEIQKRLQSMRKEMELLIQEKAAKLEAMD
- the purD gene encoding phosphoribosylamine--glycine ligase; this encodes MRVLVVGSGGREHALVWKIAQSPLVREIYCAPGNAGIARLAKCVPIASGDVEGLVGLARREKIDLTVVGPEEPLVKGIVNRFLQEGLAIFGVSKEAAMLEGSKSFAKELMKRYGIPTAEFRVFSQAQEAREYVKQKGVPLVLKADGLAAGKGVFVCREMEEAYRAIEEIMVKKSFGSAGQKMLVEDYIEGEEASFLAITDGETVVPFPAAQDHKAVYDHDQGANTGGMGAYSPAPVVTESMAARIMESIMIPTVRAMAKEGRPYKGILYAGLMISHGEPKVLEFNVRLGDPEAQPLLMQLRSDICSLIMAVLEGGLAEEKPVWEDGAAVCVVMASGGYPGEYQKGKIITGLQEAEAMEHVVVFHAGTKWENGLFLTDGGRVLGVTARGAHVAEAIDRAYRAVGMIHWEGVHYRKDIGQKALRRSRNE
- a CDS encoding adenylate/guanylate cyclase domain-containing protein, giving the protein MAARPKKFFRWTGFTVSMVISLLLVFLYLSRPPILELFELKAFDQRLRWRGELPTTGKVVIVAIDEKSLEEIGQWPWSRILMGELIEVLTRQGARVIGLDIAWPEPERRSGVLEWLYEEMDLWNAPAWLKDLRLELGRLAQKNSEMDEFLRQVVKAVHPDQVLAKAIEDSGKVVVGDFLFMRPEDSGANWQDKDRIRGWLGKMLYPVVRSHGAKLTDVPVPKPVGIKGNILPIAEAAKAIGYFNMVPDPDGVVRAIPLVMALGEDLVAPLAIQTLRHAGADPSWFVLDLEPYGVTGIEWEGGWIPTSEEGFLIINYRGKGRTFPYVSAVDVLKGRTKEDEIRDKIVLIGAVATGIFDLRVTPLDPIFPGVEVHATVLDNILQGDYIQRPGWVSLIDISMLLCLGVIMGLLFPRLRPLAGAMFMLGFFLLHLYLNTQLLIKHGYWLNAMYPSLLVPLCYLGVTVHKYVLEEREKRRLKGAFQVYVAPAVVQEILKDPKALKLGGEQRVLTVLFSDIRGFTTISEGLAAEELVLLLNEYLTEMTQVIFRHEGTLDKYIGDAIMAIYGAPLPQVDHPLRACLSAMEMLEALKALRERWRPKGLPELDIGIGINTGEMVVGNMGSQRRFDYTVMGDNVNLASRLEGLNKQYGTHILVTEFTASHLEGKMLCRELDLVRVKGKSRPVRIYEILGLKERCSGDSSWLELFQLGLGLYRQMRWEEAAGYFSEVLKTVPQDGPSRLYLERCRAFSTKPPSGPWEGIHSWETK
- the priA gene encoding primosomal protein N', which translates into the protein MCSALFNLAEVAVDLPIHNTLTYKIPTELLGHVKPGCVVRVPLRSKQAMGVVIQVHQAQQLPSELKEVIELLHEEPIFTDLELQWYSWAARYYMHPLGRVLATALRPMLPGLARSKTGRKATPEVAKGPTLGPAFSLTIHQTEALEQIIPVVREGRFETFLLWGVTGSGKTEVYLRSAQAAVECGKQAMILVPEISLTHQLVREFRSRFGECIAVLHSRLSKGERAAMWMGVSQGSFPVVLGARSAVFAPCRKLGLIIVDEEHDPSYKHEEGFRYNARDLALVRGKLSQSPVLLGSATPSMETYCNARQGRFHLLRLPERVEGRPLPHAQVVDLRRHFRAGGKGNIISQPLEEAMRETLEKGEQVLLFLNRRGFATFLLCPDCGHVFNCANCAVALVHHLSDKALVCHYCGWRRPALPICPVCNNTNISDLGVGTEALELEVRRKFPGARVVRMDRDTTTRKHAQQEILRTWRKGEADVLIGTQMVAKGHHVPNVTLVGVVLADTSLNLPDFRASERTFQLLLQVAGRAGRGDRAGRVILQTYNPEHPAVVFSMGEDYESFAWRELALRKEAGYPPFRYLALIRISGPREDTTSQAASVLKQAATEVCVKPGAVDWIGPSPAPISRLKGKCRWQLLLKAYSRVELHEAAARILERAKRKLPPRILLGVDIDPQSFL